A stretch of the Filimonas lacunae genome encodes the following:
- a CDS encoding DEAD/DEAH box helicase — translation MSFSTLGLSAPLLQAVIDQQYSKPSPVQEQAIPALLRGKDVLGIARTGSGKTAGYVLPVLQLCQRRVEKKDRHVRVLVMVSTRELAVQVGEVFNIFSVHLPYKIKTMAVYGGVSINPQMMSLHGTDVLVATPGRLLDLIDSRAIHLSEIEILVLDEADKMLNLGFKEEMDKIFALLPSKRQNALFTATASDDIQDMQKHLLNRPVTIEIVEEEQDIDLIEQQAYNVTEARKGPLLRYLIKKEDMQQVLVFTSAVRTADNLTGKLIKNGIHAASLHGHLSQTARLETLQRFKEGKLRVLVASDLASRGIDIQQLPVVINYELPRSPKDYVHRIGRTGRAGASGKAISLICPEDQHHFGIIQKKMGKKVAILESDDINLQGF, via the coding sequence ATGTCATTCTCTACCCTGGGGTTATCCGCACCATTATTACAAGCGGTCATTGATCAGCAATACAGCAAGCCTTCTCCTGTGCAGGAGCAGGCGATTCCGGCACTGTTGAGAGGAAAGGATGTGCTGGGTATTGCTCGCACGGGGTCGGGTAAAACGGCAGGGTATGTATTACCTGTGTTGCAGCTATGTCAGCGTAGGGTGGAAAAGAAAGACCGTCATGTGCGGGTTCTGGTAATGGTGTCTACGCGTGAGTTGGCAGTACAGGTGGGCGAAGTATTTAACATCTTTAGTGTGCATTTACCTTATAAGATCAAAACCATGGCGGTGTATGGGGGGGTGTCTATTAATCCGCAGATGATGTCATTACATGGCACAGATGTGTTAGTAGCTACACCTGGCCGTTTGCTGGATTTGATCGATTCCAGGGCGATACATTTGTCGGAGATAGAAATACTGGTGCTGGACGAGGCGGATAAGATGTTGAACCTGGGTTTTAAAGAGGAAATGGACAAGATTTTTGCCTTATTGCCTTCCAAACGTCAGAATGCACTATTTACAGCTACAGCCAGCGACGATATACAGGATATGCAAAAGCATTTGCTGAACAGGCCTGTAACCATTGAAATAGTAGAAGAAGAGCAAGATATCGACCTGATAGAACAGCAGGCTTACAACGTAACAGAAGCTCGTAAAGGGCCATTGTTGCGCTACCTGATTAAGAAGGAAGATATGCAGCAGGTGCTGGTGTTTACATCTGCGGTAAGAACGGCTGATAACCTCACTGGCAAGCTGATTAAAAATGGCATTCATGCCGCTTCTTTACACGGGCATTTAAGCCAAACAGCCCGCCTGGAAACCCTGCAACGCTTTAAAGAAGGGAAGCTGCGCGTGCTGGTGGCATCCGATCTGGCTTCCAGGGGTATTGATATTCAACAGTTGCCTGTGGTAATCAATTATGAATTGCCGCGCTCGCCCAAAGATTATGTACACCGCATAGGCCGTACCGGCAGGGCAGGAGCCAGCGGCAAGGCTATTTCGCTGATTTGTCCGGAAGATCAGCATCATTTTGGCATTATTCAGAAAAAGATGGGAAAAAAGGTAGCTATACTCGAAAGCGACGATATCAACCTGCAAGGGTTTTAA
- a CDS encoding sensor histidine kinase — translation MNNYKRTVIVVVLVCLLQTTNAYTQTTGPAKVVQSYSVAWQRLLAINTCQYLLTSVQCVTDPDSAMLYACRQHRLSRLLPYNEAYNTGLPSAGSQLIDSGYIEQADALVNHIPAGKQTELLLDLANYYLHQPTSSKADMDKAWNYLQRAHVQSMQTSLEATTWLLMGQYHFLNRHRAESDICFLKAEELAASKNNKYLLALICESRGKCQPQNSTTRLEYFQKSRQLFHQLNKPEKEIEILSFIIAFHSPGDTVAAAKALAQQLALENAMGYKHTQYNYDAQACMAEIRGDITATIQYEHQALQSMQYTGDTTLATIFYARLGKAYCQLGKSEEGIAWLQKAIAQRKSLPQSSWYSSFLWLTRQLMVHHSPQEAFNLMTAVSATHPPATLPDNIFYLQLQGECYQQLQQPKQADDYYTRFHQLVEQLPAQYPATGLPELYCSIAGFYIDQKNMPRSRQYINKAISLSGSNYSLFNQAHLEWIQFRLDSASGSYNAALQHHIAYTLLNDSLYNLSQRKQMDELVNTQQSEQEKHHLSLQQQQTLLKQAAKNQAYLLQSVILTSITVALLLAGLFLHQHRLKKRENQLAREKNLNLQKLAHENEWLLKQMPYHAKNHLQTMVRLLQSQSTYLQDNALLALVDSANRTQALSLIHHKLHQNDNLTSFNMQTYLPRLVACLKNNFAFARDIHFQLEIAAMELNISQAIPLVLIINEAVTNAIKYAFNDSNSHNEISITMQKIAGQQVELLIADNGKGLPPRLNSLRTNSMGTILMRELTEDMNGQFTISTHHGTLISVVFEPAPLFQEQAMQE, via the coding sequence GTGAACAATTATAAACGAACAGTCATTGTTGTTGTACTGGTATGCCTGCTGCAAACTACTAACGCATACACACAAACAACCGGCCCTGCAAAGGTGGTACAAAGCTATTCCGTTGCCTGGCAAAGGCTATTGGCTATTAACACCTGTCAATACCTGCTAACCAGCGTGCAATGTGTAACAGATCCCGACAGCGCCATGCTGTATGCCTGCCGCCAACACCGGCTTAGCAGACTACTGCCTTATAACGAGGCATACAATACAGGCCTTCCCTCAGCAGGCAGCCAGCTGATAGACTCCGGCTATATAGAGCAGGCTGATGCCCTGGTAAATCACATCCCCGCCGGTAAGCAAACAGAACTGTTGCTGGACCTGGCCAATTACTACCTCCACCAACCCACATCCTCCAAAGCGGACATGGACAAGGCCTGGAACTATCTGCAACGTGCCCATGTGCAAAGTATGCAAACCAGCCTGGAAGCTACCACCTGGCTACTAATGGGCCAATACCATTTTTTAAACCGCCACCGCGCAGAAAGTGACATCTGTTTTTTGAAAGCAGAAGAACTGGCAGCCAGCAAAAACAACAAATACCTGCTGGCCCTTATCTGCGAAAGCCGGGGTAAATGCCAGCCACAAAACAGCACTACCCGGCTGGAATATTTTCAAAAAAGCAGGCAACTGTTTCACCAGCTGAACAAACCCGAAAAAGAAATTGAAATACTGTCTTTCATCATTGCTTTTCATTCGCCCGGTGACACGGTAGCTGCCGCTAAAGCGCTGGCGCAACAACTGGCCCTGGAAAATGCCATGGGTTATAAACACACCCAGTACAACTACGATGCCCAGGCTTGTATGGCAGAGATACGCGGCGATATAACGGCCACTATTCAATACGAACACCAGGCATTGCAAAGCATGCAATACACTGGTGACACTACCCTGGCCACCATCTTTTACGCAAGACTGGGCAAAGCTTATTGCCAACTTGGTAAATCCGAAGAAGGCATAGCCTGGCTACAAAAAGCCATTGCCCAACGCAAAAGCCTACCCCAGTCATCCTGGTACAGTAGTTTTTTATGGTTAACCCGGCAGCTGATGGTACATCATTCGCCACAGGAAGCATTCAACCTGATGACGGCAGTATCGGCCACGCATCCCCCCGCCACCTTGCCCGACAACATCTTTTACCTGCAACTGCAGGGTGAATGTTACCAACAACTACAGCAACCTAAACAGGCCGATGACTACTATACCCGCTTTCACCAACTGGTAGAGCAACTGCCGGCCCAATACCCTGCCACAGGACTACCGGAACTGTATTGCAGCATTGCCGGCTTTTATATAGATCAGAAAAACATGCCACGCAGCCGTCAGTATATCAACAAAGCCATCAGTTTATCTGGCAGCAACTATTCCTTATTCAACCAGGCACACCTGGAGTGGATTCAATTCAGGCTGGATTCAGCCTCAGGCAGTTACAATGCAGCCTTGCAGCATCATATTGCTTACACCCTATTAAACGATTCGCTATACAACCTTTCGCAACGCAAACAAATGGATGAACTGGTGAACACGCAGCAATCAGAACAGGAAAAACACCATCTATCCTTACAACAACAACAAACGCTGTTAAAGCAGGCAGCTAAAAACCAGGCTTATTTGTTACAAAGTGTTATACTCACAAGCATTACTGTAGCACTGCTATTAGCAGGTTTATTCCTGCACCAACACCGGTTAAAAAAGCGGGAAAACCAGCTAGCCCGGGAAAAGAACCTGAACCTGCAAAAGCTGGCACACGAAAACGAATGGCTGCTGAAACAAATGCCCTACCATGCCAAAAACCACCTGCAAACAATGGTAAGGCTACTACAATCGCAATCGACCTATTTACAGGACAATGCACTGCTGGCTTTGGTAGACAGCGCAAACCGCACACAGGCGCTCTCCCTGATACACCATAAACTGCACCAGAACGACAACCTTACTTCCTTCAACATGCAAACCTATTTACCCAGGCTGGTAGCCTGTTTAAAAAACAACTTTGCGTTTGCCAGGGATATTCATTTTCAATTGGAGATAGCCGCCATGGAACTGAATATTTCGCAGGCTATACCGCTGGTGCTGATTATAAACGAAGCCGTTACCAACGCTATTAAATATGCCTTTAACGATAGCAACAGCCACAATGAAATCAGCATTACAATGCAAAAGATCGCTGGCCAGCAGGTGGAATTATTGATAGCAGATAATGGCAAGGGTTTGCCCCCGCGGCTTAACAGTTTACGCACCAATAGCATGGGCACTATATTGATGCGGGAGCTTACAGAAGATATGAATGGCCAGTTTACTATTAGTACCCACCATGGCACCCTTATATCAGTTGTATTTGAACCAGCCCCCCTTTTTCAGGAACAAGCCATGCAGGAATAG
- a CDS encoding ABC transporter permease, with product MFKNYLKIAFRNISASKSFSFINIVGLATGLATCLLILLYVFDEKSYDQQHDGVDNLYRIATKSGKINEEWAAAAAPVGPGVKQHLPEVEAITRLLSFKDIDNMLLTYGHGDRRKQFFEPHACYADANFFQLFHYRFVYGNAAQALEKPGSVVLSQPVAQKFFGTDNPVGKVITINTLFGDRNYTVGGVVDNALLPSHIPATYFLSMENDDMWHFVKSNSNWTINNLFYTYVKLKPGTQVAAFEQKLQALFKKEAGEELRAAGLVKTLYLQPVKDIHLYSALPNELAPNGNISYLYILGSIAAFILLIACINFMNLTTARSQKRAKEVGVRKVMGAGKSGLIQQFLGESVLMCVLSLLVALVLAAALLPLFNQLTQKQLTLLARPQLLVYITGLTLLTGLAAGIYPAFYLAAFKPIAVLKGRLMNQLSAVMIRKGLVVFQFTVSICLVLAAIVIARQLNYMQNQQLGFQKEQQVILPVQSGNEHVQQNYQAFKNELLKQPAVKAVTAGSTYPGIPNLNDLLFYAEGKSSKEHVDIQLCSVEDNYIPTLGIELLKGRSFSKAFTADSNSIVLNEAAIAKLGYTVDNAVGKTIQYDFKEQHGLLRIVGVVKNYHYESLHNEIKPFGLTANTFGNRYAYVIASLKTTGYHSALDNIGKTWSRIFPGTPFSYSFLDQDFLRNYERETRTSHIVTYFTCIAIIIACLGLFGLATFSAEQRLKEIGVRKVLGASAMSITTLLSKDFIKLVLIAIVIAAPIAWFVMGQWLQNFVYRIQLSWWMFVAAGALAVVIALLTVSFQAIKAAVAAPVKSLRAE from the coding sequence ATGTTTAAGAACTACCTGAAAATCGCCTTCAGAAACATCAGCGCCAGCAAGTCGTTTTCTTTTATCAATATTGTAGGTCTGGCAACGGGGTTGGCTACCTGCCTGTTGATACTGCTGTATGTTTTTGACGAAAAGAGTTACGATCAGCAGCATGATGGGGTAGATAATCTGTACCGGATTGCCACTAAGTCTGGTAAAATAAACGAAGAGTGGGCCGCGGCCGCGGCACCTGTAGGGCCTGGTGTAAAGCAACATTTGCCCGAAGTGGAAGCCATTACCCGGTTACTTTCTTTTAAAGATATTGACAACATGCTGCTCACTTATGGCCATGGCGATAGGCGCAAGCAGTTTTTTGAGCCACATGCCTGTTATGCCGATGCTAATTTTTTTCAGCTGTTTCATTATCGCTTTGTATATGGTAATGCTGCGCAAGCGCTGGAAAAGCCTGGTAGTGTGGTGTTATCGCAGCCCGTTGCTCAAAAGTTTTTTGGCACTGACAACCCGGTAGGTAAGGTTATTACCATCAACACTTTGTTTGGCGATAGAAACTACACCGTGGGTGGTGTAGTGGATAATGCATTGCTACCTTCTCATATACCAGCCACTTATTTTTTGTCGATGGAAAATGATGATATGTGGCATTTTGTAAAAAGCAATTCTAACTGGACTATCAACAATCTCTTCTATACTTATGTGAAGTTAAAACCAGGTACGCAGGTAGCAGCGTTTGAACAAAAGCTACAGGCTTTATTTAAAAAGGAAGCCGGTGAAGAGTTAAGAGCGGCGGGCCTGGTAAAAACGCTCTACCTGCAACCGGTAAAAGACATCCATTTATATTCAGCTTTACCCAATGAGCTGGCTCCTAATGGAAACATTTCCTATTTGTATATTCTGGGTTCTATTGCAGCATTTATATTGCTGATAGCCTGTATTAATTTTATGAACCTTACCACTGCCCGTTCACAAAAAAGAGCCAAAGAGGTAGGTGTGCGCAAAGTAATGGGGGCAGGGAAAAGTGGATTGATACAGCAGTTTTTAGGGGAAAGTGTATTGATGTGTGTGTTGTCGTTACTGGTAGCTTTGGTGCTGGCGGCAGCCTTATTGCCTTTATTTAACCAGCTTACACAAAAGCAGCTGACGTTGCTGGCAAGGCCGCAATTGCTGGTATATATCACAGGGCTTACCTTGTTAACCGGGTTGGCGGCAGGAATTTACCCCGCTTTTTATCTGGCAGCTTTTAAACCTATTGCCGTGTTAAAAGGCAGACTGATGAACCAGTTATCGGCAGTAATGATTCGCAAAGGGCTGGTGGTGTTTCAGTTCACGGTTTCTATATGCCTGGTGCTGGCGGCTATTGTAATAGCCCGTCAGTTGAATTATATGCAAAACCAGCAGCTGGGTTTTCAAAAAGAACAGCAGGTGATATTGCCTGTGCAGTCGGGCAATGAACACGTACAGCAAAATTACCAGGCATTCAAAAACGAGTTACTAAAGCAGCCGGCAGTAAAAGCGGTTACGGCAGGTTCTACCTATCCGGGCATTCCTAACTTAAACGATCTGTTGTTTTACGCAGAAGGAAAAAGTAGCAAAGAGCATGTGGATATACAGCTGTGCTCTGTAGAAGACAATTACATCCCCACCTTAGGCATTGAATTACTGAAAGGCCGTTCTTTTTCCAAAGCGTTCACTGCCGATTCTAATAGCATTGTATTGAACGAAGCGGCTATTGCTAAACTGGGATATACGGTAGATAATGCTGTAGGTAAAACCATACAATACGATTTTAAAGAGCAGCACGGTTTGTTGAGGATAGTAGGTGTTGTAAAGAATTATCATTACGAAAGCCTGCATAACGAAATAAAACCTTTTGGCCTTACTGCCAATACGTTTGGCAACCGCTACGCTTATGTAATCGCTTCTTTGAAAACTACCGGCTATCATAGTGCGCTGGACAACATCGGGAAAACCTGGAGCAGAATATTCCCGGGCACGCCTTTCTCTTATTCTTTTTTAGACCAGGATTTTCTGCGCAATTATGAAAGGGAAACGCGCACCTCGCATATTGTTACCTACTTCACCTGCATTGCTATTATCATTGCTTGTTTAGGCCTGTTTGGCCTGGCTACTTTTTCTGCCGAACAGCGGTTAAAAGAAATAGGTGTACGTAAGGTGCTGGGTGCATCGGCAATGAGTATTACAACATTGCTGTCTAAAGACTTTATTAAGCTGGTGCTGATAGCTATTGTTATTGCAGCCCCTATAGCCTGGTTTGTAATGGGGCAATGGTTGCAAAACTTTGTATACCGCATTCAGTTAAGCTGGTGGATGTTTGTGGCAGCAGGTGCATTAGCGGTTGTAATAGCCTTACTCACAGTGAGCTTTCAGGCTATAAAAGCGGCTGTTGCCGCACCGGTAAAAAGTTTGCGGGCAGAATAA
- a CDS encoding MDR family MFS transporter, which translates to MLRDKVQVLVTLMIGTSMAAIDSSIVNVSLPVIQKEFGVGVDDVTLVVTAYMITFLLFIPLTNWLKNRIGYYNLYIGSITLFTLGSLLCSLSGNLEMLVIARVVQAIGGGAIAPSSLGILSENFPREERGSAIGWWGIGNVMGPALGPTLGGVLTQYLGWESIFYVNIPIGVIAILLAFRYLGFLKAQPKTNPPFDVKGYLLFVSFVILLQWTLTCTGSKYGFASWQFIGGVIVTLLSFYLFVRSARRPQPLMDLSVFTIAGFNRAFIIVAIRSLALFGGMFFLPFLLQGLLGYSEIQSAMLLLPNALIMLVTRPLAGKLADKGLIRNISIVGIVLLSASFFLFARINIGTPVWFIIIAMLVRGLGISFLIAPVSTAMLNAVELSQTATATSLNSLMLQLGGSVGIAISGSLHSYIYAHYLAKQYPQSLSEHYALQDGFIFTAVVILLAIIPAVKLPQKVYKRLRDKEALGA; encoded by the coding sequence ATGCTTCGAGATAAGGTGCAGGTGTTGGTAACGCTGATGATTGGAACCTCTATGGCAGCTATAGATAGCAGTATAGTAAACGTTTCGTTGCCGGTGATACAGAAAGAATTTGGAGTTGGGGTGGATGATGTAACGCTGGTGGTAACGGCTTATATGATCACTTTTTTGTTGTTTATACCACTTACCAACTGGTTAAAAAACAGGATTGGGTATTATAACCTGTACATAGGCAGTATTACGCTGTTTACATTGGGCTCATTGCTGTGCAGTTTATCGGGCAACCTGGAAATGCTGGTAATAGCCAGGGTGGTGCAGGCTATTGGTGGCGGGGCTATTGCGCCCAGTTCGCTGGGGATATTATCCGAAAATTTCCCCAGGGAAGAAAGAGGTAGCGCTATTGGCTGGTGGGGAATAGGCAACGTAATGGGGCCTGCCTTAGGGCCTACCCTGGGTGGGGTGCTTACACAATACCTGGGATGGGAATCTATCTTTTATGTAAACATCCCCATAGGTGTGATTGCCATATTACTGGCATTCCGTTACCTGGGCTTTTTAAAGGCGCAGCCTAAAACCAATCCTCCTTTTGATGTGAAAGGATACCTGTTGTTTGTAAGTTTTGTTATTCTGTTGCAATGGACATTAACCTGCACGGGATCTAAATATGGCTTTGCTTCGTGGCAATTTATTGGCGGGGTAATAGTCACGCTATTATCCTTTTACCTTTTCGTTCGCAGTGCCAGGCGGCCACAACCTCTGATGGATTTAAGTGTGTTTACTATTGCGGGGTTTAACCGGGCTTTTATTATAGTGGCTATACGTTCCCTGGCGTTGTTTGGCGGCATGTTCTTTCTTCCGTTTTTGTTACAAGGGCTGTTAGGGTATTCCGAAATACAAAGCGCCATGCTGTTGTTGCCCAATGCGCTTATTATGCTGGTTACCCGTCCGCTGGCAGGCAAACTGGCCGATAAGGGGTTAATACGTAATATCTCCATTGTGGGCATTGTATTGCTTTCTGCTTCTTTCTTTTTATTTGCACGTATCAATATTGGCACCCCGGTATGGTTTATTATTATCGCTATGTTGGTGCGGGGGCTGGGCATTAGCTTTTTGATAGCGCCTGTGTCAACAGCCATGTTAAATGCAGTAGAACTATCACAAACAGCTACCGCCACTTCTTTAAACAGTTTAATGCTGCAACTGGGTGGCTCGGTAGGTATAGCCATCAGCGGATCGTTACATAGCTATATTTATGCGCATTACCTGGCTAAGCAGTATCCGCAAAGTCTTTCCGAACATTATGCTTTGCAGGATGGCTTTATATTCACGGCAGTAGTTATATTGCTGGCCATAATACCCGCAGTTAAACTGCCGCAGAAGGTGTATAAACGGTTACGTGATAAGGAAGCATTGGGTGCATAA
- a CDS encoding thioredoxin family protein produces the protein MVKRMAIMLFACFIAMASVTAQQQAQVYNVNANAAEEVAAAVKKAKAEKKHVLLQIGGNWCSWCLRFNKLVTENDTLHTAMESNYVVVHVNYSKENKNEKLLASLGYPQRFGFPVFVVLDGNGNRLHTQNSAYLEEGKGHSPAKVLEFFNHWSPKALDPASYAGN, from the coding sequence ATGGTAAAAAGAATGGCAATAATGCTGTTTGCCTGCTTTATAGCAATGGCCAGCGTTACAGCGCAGCAACAGGCGCAGGTATACAATGTAAATGCCAATGCAGCAGAAGAAGTAGCTGCGGCAGTAAAAAAAGCCAAAGCAGAAAAGAAGCATGTGTTGCTGCAGATTGGTGGTAACTGGTGCAGCTGGTGTTTACGGTTTAACAAGCTGGTTACCGAAAACGACACCCTGCATACTGCTATGGAAAGCAATTATGTGGTAGTGCATGTGAATTACAGCAAAGAAAATAAAAACGAAAAATTACTGGCTTCATTGGGTTATCCACAACGATTTGGCTTCCCGGTGTTTGTAGTGCTGGATGGAAATGGCAACAGGCTGCACACACAAAACAGTGCTTACCTGGAAGAGGGAAAAGGCCATAGCCCGGCAAAAGTGCTGGAGTTTTTTAATCACTGGTCGCCCAAGGCATTAGATCCGGCTTCTTACGCGGGAAACTAA